One Panthera uncia isolate 11264 unplaced genomic scaffold, Puncia_PCG_1.0 HiC_scaffold_2589, whole genome shotgun sequence genomic window, CGACGCCCCATCCGCTGCCCCGCCCACCCCGCCCAGGCCCGCTCCCCGCACCCCAGGCGGGAGAGCGGGGATACAGGTGAGACGAGGAGGGCAGCGGCGCGCGGAGCCCGCACAGGCCCAGGCACCGTCCCCACCATTTCGGGGTCTCAGGGACCAGACGTGCGGGGACTCGTTCGCCCGTTTGCAGACGCAGCGGCTCGGAGCTCCGATGTTCCGCAGAGGGGGCACCGAGGGGAGCTTGAGCCCGCTCCAAACCCCCATCAGCTGTCCCCACCGCTCGACCGCCGGGCCGGGCCGCCCCGCAAAGCGCCGCTGGACACCAGCCAACGCCCACCCCCACCCGATCGCGACCCTCCGGAGGCGTCCCGGCCACACATTGCCCTCCGAGGCCGCGGGGCCCCACTCCCGCCCCGGCCGCCGCATCGCTGTGACCCTTCGTCAGGGTCTTCCCCGCTCTGAACCTGCTCTCCGCGTCCAGACGAAGGACACCCGGGCACAGACGGGGCGCACACACGCGGGCTGAAACTTTATTTGCCCTCCCGCGCCCGGGACCCCGGACCCCGGACCCCCGACCCCCGACCCCCGACCCCGCCGCCCGCCCGGAGGCTCAGAAGATCTTCACCGACTGCAGCTGCAGGTCCCCGCCCACCTCCAGGAGGCGCACGCGCGCCGGCGGGATCCGGTAGCGGAAGTGGTGGTACTCCGAGTCGCCGACCACCGCCTGCGGGGCCGAGGGGGGCGGGGCGTCAGGGGCCGGGGGCCCCGAGTCCCCGGGGCCGAGATGCGCCCCGATGGCCGTACCTCTTGTCGTGGTCCTCACCTGGGCCACCTGTCTGGCGCGGACGCGCGCTTAAGGCGGTGGCTGTTACGGCCCCGCCGGCGGCGTCCACGGCCTCCCTCCGGCCGCTCGCACTGAACGTGGGGAAGGGCCTGGGCGCTGGACGCTGTGCAGCGACCACTCCCCGCGGACACGCGCGTCCCGGCCCAGTCGCCCAGCCATCGGGGCCCCTGCTCCGGGACACCAGGGCCCCGCTTCCCGCTAGGGGCCACCCACCCTCTGGGCGCTGGGCCCTTGCCGCCCGGTCCCTGCCACGGCCACACCCCTGCCTTCGGGCACACGTGGGCTTGCGCCAGGGGAAGAAGAGGGACGGACCGGACGTGGGCCCCGCCTTGGCCGGGCCtttgccccccacctccaccaagaGCCTTCCTGGCTTGCCTGGACTGCAGGCGGGGCGGGGGTCTGGGCGCCCGCGCCTGTGGGTGGCAGGGACTCACCTTGAACCCTTCTTCGGTGGCGATGAGGAGCACGTCGAAGGGCTGCCCATGCTGGAAGGGAATGCCTGAGCCGCGCTCCTCCCggccccaggtgccctgctccaGGCTGTTGAAGACCACCGTGGACTCGTCCAGCCGCGGGTTGAAATGGAGGGCAGCCTCCCCGCCCGGCCCCTCGCCGCACA contains:
- the LOC125917852 gene encoding galectin-7-like → MAGSSNVPHKTSLPEGIRVGTVMRIRGVVPEKAGRFYVNLLCGEGPGGEAALHFNPRLDESTVVFNSLEQGTWGREERGSGIPFQHGQPFDVLLIATEEGFKAVVGDSEYHHFRYRIPPARVRLLEVGGDLQLQSVKIF